In the Candidatus Abyssobacteria bacterium SURF_5 genome, CTTTCGCCTGCGTGAGCAAGAGCTTTTCAATAGAATTCTTTGCTCAAGTCTCTCCATTCAGGATTGATTGACTCCACCAACTTTATTTTCCGCTCTCGCCGCCACCCCTTGATCTGTTTCTCTCGATCTATTGCTGTTCTAACATCCTGAGTCTCTTCAAAGTAAACAAGACGCCCGATATTATATCTTGCAGTGAAACCGGGTACAAGCTTATTCTTATGTTCGTAGACACGTCTTATCAGGTCATTCGTTACGCCCGTATACAAGGTTCTTGATGCGTTTGTCATGATATAGACGTAGTAGCTGTTTGATGACGGAGTCATCGATAACTAAATTTGTTCCCCCAAGAGAGATTCTTCGCTGCGCTCTTAACAACCTTCTCATTCGCTTCGTTCTATCATCCTTGTCATTCTGAGGCGCTACGCGCCGAAGAATCTCTTCTTGTCCCAGGAGAAAAGAGAGATTCTTCGCTTCGCTCAGAATGACAGAAAAAGGCCCACAATGACATGACTCACAATGACATGGAAAGGCCCACAATGACATTAAAAGCTCAGAATAACACAAAAGGGGAAACGACAAAAAAGTCGCAACCCCCTGACATTACAGAAAATCCTTTCCCGTTCGTTCTTTGAAGACGCCGAGGGGGAAATAAGGGATCATTTCTTCTTCGACCTTTTTCTGGCCGGCAAGCGGAGAGACGCGCCAGTTAGTGTGGCAGGCGGACAGGACCTCGACGAGCGAAAAGCCCATCTCGTTCACCTGCATCTCGAACGCCTTCCGGATCGCTTTCTTTGCGTTGAGGACGGCCTTCGGGTTGTGCAACGAGACCCGGGTGGAATAGGCGACGCCCTCGAGCGTGGCCAGCATCTCGGCCATGCGAATCGGATAACCGTCGGTTCGGAAGTCGCGCCCGTAGGGGCTGGTGGTCGTTTGCTGGCCCAGCAAAGTCGTCGGCGCCATCTGGCCGCCGGTCATGCCGTAGACGGTATTATTGACGAAGATGACCGTT is a window encoding:
- a CDS encoding GIY-YIG nuclease family protein, with product MTNASRTLYTGVTNDLIRRVYEHKNKLVPGFTARYNIGRLVYFEETQDVRTAIDREKQIKGWRRERKIKLVESINPEWRDLSKEFY
- a CDS encoding 2-oxoglutarate oxidoreductase gives rise to the protein MPQQVFKRPRALSDKPTHFCPGCTHGTAHRLVAEAIDYFGVQERTIGVACVGCAVFMYDYFNVDVIEAPHGRAPAVATGVKRAQPEKIVFTYQGDGDLAAIGTSEIIHTANRGENITVIFVNNTVYGMTGGQMAPTTLLGQQTTTSPYGRDFRTDGYPIRMAEMLATLEGVAYSTRVSLHNPKAVLNAKKAIRKAFEMQVNEMGFSLVEVLSACHTNWRVSPLAGQKKVEEEMIPYFPLGVFKERTGKDFL